A single window of Halotalea alkalilenta DNA harbors:
- the sohB gene encoding protease SohB — MLDWLYDYGLFFARAATVVIAIAVIIALIARQKASAQRHGGKLVVLDRGEHFRRRRESLEAARLGPVLGAKARKQWAKLDKRKAKEEKKRAPEDGDAVAWVIDFNGDLRASATPALTEQVSSLLLAAREGDEVVVRLESGGGLVHAYGLAAAQLDRLREAKLKLTICVDKVAASGGYMMACCADRLIAAPFAVVGSIGVVAQVPNVHRLLKKHDIDVEVLTAGKHKRTLTILGENTEEGRAKFVEDLIDTHALFKAYVGARRPGLAIDEVADGDIWYGSEAVERGLIDEVGTSEAYLQRRAEEGKVFELAFKPTRSLAQRLGRQSARAVERGVERAIERLVQLGWERR, encoded by the coding sequence ATGCTCGATTGGCTTTACGACTACGGTTTGTTCTTCGCCCGGGCGGCGACCGTGGTGATCGCGATCGCGGTGATCATCGCCTTGATCGCAAGGCAGAAGGCGAGCGCCCAACGCCATGGCGGCAAGCTGGTGGTGCTCGATCGCGGCGAGCATTTCCGTCGCCGTCGCGAGAGCCTCGAAGCTGCCCGGCTCGGGCCGGTGCTCGGCGCCAAGGCGCGCAAGCAGTGGGCTAAGCTCGACAAGCGCAAGGCCAAGGAGGAGAAGAAGCGCGCGCCTGAGGACGGCGACGCAGTGGCCTGGGTGATCGATTTCAACGGCGATCTGCGCGCAAGCGCTACGCCGGCGCTGACCGAGCAGGTTTCGAGCCTGCTGCTCGCCGCGCGCGAAGGCGATGAAGTGGTGGTGCGGCTCGAATCCGGCGGCGGTCTGGTCCACGCCTATGGCCTCGCTGCGGCTCAACTCGACCGGCTGCGGGAAGCCAAGCTCAAGCTCACCATCTGCGTCGACAAGGTCGCCGCCAGCGGCGGCTACATGATGGCCTGCTGTGCCGACAGGCTGATCGCCGCACCGTTCGCGGTGGTGGGCTCGATCGGCGTGGTCGCCCAGGTGCCCAACGTCCATCGGCTGCTGAAGAAGCACGACATCGATGTCGAGGTGCTCACCGCCGGCAAGCACAAGCGCACCCTCACCATTCTCGGCGAGAATACCGAGGAGGGACGGGCGAAATTCGTCGAGGACCTGATCGATACCCACGCCCTGTTCAAGGCGTACGTCGGCGCACGCCGCCCGGGCCTTGCGATCGACGAAGTGGCGGATGGTGATATCTGGTACGGAAGCGAGGCGGTGGAGCGGGGGCTGATCGACGAGGTCGGGACCAGCGAAGCCTACCTGCAGCGCCGCGCGGAGGAGGGCAAGGTGTTCGAGCTCGCGTTCAAGCCGACCCGCTCGCTGGCCCAGCGTCTTGGCCGCCAGAGCGCTCGCGCGGTCGAGCGTGGGGTGGAGCGGGCGATAGAAAGGCTGGTCCAGCTCGGCTGGGAGCGGCGCTGA
- a CDS encoding alpha/beta fold hydrolase, with translation MATTLYALDSGGEFRAPPLVVLHGLFGSADNWRSPIKAWRDSRRVIALDLRNHGRSPHLDGMAYDQMAEDVLESLTALGVERFVLLGHSMGGKVAMNLARQCADRVERLIVADIAPVAYAHGHEDVFAAMHAVERARAQNRREADAAMAQYVSDAVTRQFLATNLIRGEQQTLEWRVDLARIEADYPAIIAAPGGHDDYPGATLLLRGGRSNYVDAQGVEAAREIFPALRLETIEDAGHWLHAERFDEFKAKVDAFLG, from the coding sequence ATGGCGACCACGCTCTACGCATTGGACAGCGGCGGTGAGTTTCGTGCCCCTCCGCTGGTCGTTCTCCATGGCCTGTTCGGCAGTGCCGACAATTGGCGCTCGCCGATCAAGGCATGGCGCGATAGCCGCCGCGTGATCGCACTCGACCTGCGTAACCATGGCCGCTCACCCCACCTCGACGGCATGGCCTACGACCAGATGGCCGAGGACGTGCTCGAGAGCCTCACCGCACTCGGCGTCGAGCGCTTCGTGCTGCTCGGTCACTCGATGGGCGGCAAGGTGGCGATGAACCTGGCACGGCAGTGCGCTGATCGGGTGGAGCGGCTGATCGTCGCCGACATCGCCCCGGTCGCCTATGCCCACGGCCACGAAGACGTCTTCGCCGCGATGCATGCGGTCGAGCGGGCGAGGGCGCAGAACCGGCGCGAAGCCGATGCGGCGATGGCGCAATACGTGAGCGACGCCGTCACCCGCCAGTTCCTCGCCACCAACCTGATTCGAGGCGAGCAGCAGACGCTCGAATGGCGCGTCGACCTGGCCCGTATCGAGGCGGACTATCCGGCGATCATCGCAGCGCCTGGCGGGCACGATGACTACCCGGGAGCGACCTTGCTGCTGCGCGGCGGTCGTTCGAACTACGTCGATGCCCAGGGCGTCGAGGCGGCGCGGGAGATTTTCCCCGCCCTTCGACTCGAAACCATCGAAGATGCCGGACACTGGCTGCATGCCGAGCGCTTCGATGAATTCAAGGCCAAGGTCGATGCCTTCCTCGGCTGA
- the dnaQ gene encoding DNA polymerase III subunit epsilon: protein MRQIILDTETTGIDPNEGHRLIEIGGVEVINRRLTGRHYHQYINPERKIDVEAIGIHGITDERVAGEPKFAEIADEFWAFIKGAELVIHNASFDVGFIDHELNRLNAARKEPRLGPVREHCGVLDTLKLARERHPGQRNSLDALCKRYDIDNAHRTLHGALLDAEILAEVYLAMTGGQTALLLGGAEGSEQDDQATSGGGSMRRVELSPGRLRVVRPSEDELVAHRAKLETLRNKSGGECLWDRFDG, encoded by the coding sequence ATGCGCCAGATCATCCTCGATACCGAGACCACAGGGATAGACCCCAACGAAGGCCACCGGCTGATCGAGATCGGTGGCGTGGAAGTGATCAATCGCCGGCTCACCGGTCGTCACTACCACCAGTACATCAATCCCGAGCGCAAGATCGACGTCGAGGCGATCGGGATCCACGGGATCACCGATGAGCGGGTGGCGGGTGAGCCCAAGTTCGCCGAGATCGCCGACGAATTCTGGGCCTTCATCAAGGGGGCGGAGCTGGTGATCCACAACGCCTCGTTCGACGTTGGCTTCATCGATCATGAGCTCAACCGGCTCAACGCCGCGCGCAAAGAGCCGCGCCTCGGGCCTGTGCGTGAACACTGCGGCGTGCTCGACACGCTGAAGCTCGCCCGCGAACGCCACCCTGGCCAGCGCAACAGCCTCGACGCGCTATGCAAGCGCTACGACATCGACAACGCTCATCGCACCCTGCACGGTGCGCTGCTCGATGCCGAGATCCTCGCCGAAGTCTATCTGGCGATGACCGGCGGCCAAACCGCGCTTTTGCTGGGTGGAGCGGAAGGTAGCGAACAGGACGATCAGGCCACCAGCGGCGGCGGCTCGATGCGCAGGGTCGAGCTCTCTCCCGGCCGACTGCGGGTGGTGCGCCCGAGCGAAGACGAGCTCGTCGCCCACCGGGCGAAGCTCGAGACGCTGCGCAACAAGAGCGGAGGCGAATGCCTGTGGGATCGCTTCGATGGCTGA
- a CDS encoding NAD(P) transhydrogenase subunit alpha translates to MSASLDRALEGLDAAVAAVHHAASSDTAAALASGATGGMIDPFVFRLAIFILAILVGYYVVWAVTPALHTPLMAVTNAISSVIVVGALLAVGISTSGLATGFGFVAVVLASVNIFGGFLVTQRMLAMYKKKEKPAKQGNDHV, encoded by the coding sequence ATGAGCGCTTCTCTCGACCGTGCCCTCGAAGGGCTCGATGCCGCGGTCGCCGCGGTCCATCACGCAGCCTCGAGCGATACCGCGGCGGCCCTGGCCTCCGGCGCGACTGGCGGAATGATCGATCCGTTCGTGTTTCGCCTGGCGATCTTCATTCTCGCCATCCTGGTCGGCTACTACGTGGTCTGGGCGGTGACGCCTGCGCTGCATACGCCGCTGATGGCGGTGACCAATGCGATCTCCTCGGTGATCGTGGTCGGCGCGCTGCTCGCGGTGGGAATCTCGACCAGCGGCTTGGCCACTGGTTTCGGATTCGTCGCCGTGGTGCTCGCCTCGGTCAACATCTTCGGCGGCTTCCTGGTCACCCAGCGGATGCTGGCGATGTACAAGAAGAAAGAGAAACCGGCCAAGCAGGGGAACGATCATGTCTGA
- the nudC gene encoding NAD(+) diphosphatase — MAERLPSLPVLERGLIGSKRIERARTISIDQRGRIAPGELDGILGPRAKPAQGTMPIGRWRGEPVMVRMFDEERPEWPGGREWLGQLPEFIYPLLSTALQVATWRRDHRFCGRCGTATRPHGHEFAMVCPRCGFRGYPRISPCIITLVTFGRELLLARSPRFAPGRFSTLAGFIEAGESAEEALRREVMEEVGVEVGRISYFKSQSWPFPHSFMLGYYAEAASREIHIDGIEIEAADWFMPEMLPALPPSGSISRALIDHFVNGVAARD; from the coding sequence ATGGCTGAACGATTGCCCTCACTACCGGTCCTCGAACGCGGACTGATCGGCTCCAAGCGGATAGAGCGCGCCCGGACGATCTCGATCGACCAGCGTGGGCGCATCGCACCCGGTGAGCTCGACGGTATCCTCGGTCCGCGGGCCAAGCCCGCCCAGGGAACGATGCCAATCGGTCGCTGGCGCGGCGAGCCGGTGATGGTGCGCATGTTCGACGAAGAGCGCCCCGAATGGCCGGGGGGCCGTGAGTGGTTGGGCCAGCTGCCGGAGTTCATCTACCCGCTGCTCTCCACCGCGCTGCAGGTCGCCACCTGGCGCCGCGACCACCGCTTCTGTGGGCGCTGCGGTACCGCCACGCGCCCGCACGGCCACGAGTTCGCGATGGTCTGCCCCCGCTGCGGCTTTCGTGGCTATCCGCGGATATCTCCCTGCATCATCACCCTGGTGACCTTCGGTCGCGAACTGCTGCTCGCGCGCAGTCCTCGCTTCGCTCCGGGGCGCTTCAGCACCCTGGCCGGATTCATCGAGGCCGGTGAGTCGGCCGAGGAGGCGCTCAGGCGCGAGGTGATGGAGGAGGTCGGTGTCGAGGTCGGCAGGATCAGCTACTTCAAGAGCCAGTCCTGGCCGTTCCCGCACTCGTTCATGCTCGGTTACTACGCCGAGGCGGCGAGCCGCGAAATCCACATCGATGGCATCGAGATCGAGGCGGCCGACTGGTTCATGCCCGAAATGCTGCCGGCGCTGCCGCCCAGCGGTTCGATCTCCCGCGCGCTGATCGATCATTTCGTCAACGGCGTCGCCGCTCGGGACTGA
- a CDS encoding NAD(P)(+) transhydrogenase (Re/Si-specific) subunit beta, with product MSESVAAFLYLVSGVLFIMALRGLSHPTTSRRGNLLGMLGMAIAIVTTLVLAGPSFGGFALIVVGIALGGGIGAVIAKRIPMTAMPQLVAAFHSLVGLAAVLVAAAALYAPTAFGIGTLGGIHAQALVEMAIGTAVGAVTFTGSIIAFLKLDGRMSGKPIMLPNRHAINIGLLVSLVVLVGVLVITESHLVFWLVVLVALALGVLLIIPIGGADMPVVVSMLNSYSGWAAAGIGFTLGNLALIITGALVGSSGAILSYIMCKGMNRSFISVILGGFGADTASAAADDGIERVVKQGSADDAAFLMSNASRVIIVPGYGMAVAQAQHALRELADVLKANDVEVKYAIHPVAGRMPGHMNVLLAEANVPYDEVFELEDINAEFAQTDVVYVIGANDVTNPAARDDPSSPIFGMPILEVDRAKTCLFVKRSLGSGYAGIDNELFYKDGTMMLLGDAKKMTEEIVKAMA from the coding sequence ATGTCTGAGAGTGTCGCTGCGTTCCTCTATCTGGTCTCCGGGGTGCTGTTCATCATGGCCCTGCGTGGCCTGTCGCACCCGACCACCAGCCGGCGGGGCAACCTGCTTGGCATGCTCGGCATGGCGATCGCGATCGTCACCACCCTGGTGCTGGCTGGCCCATCCTTCGGCGGCTTCGCGCTGATCGTGGTCGGCATCGCGCTGGGCGGCGGAATCGGCGCCGTGATCGCCAAACGCATCCCAATGACCGCGATGCCCCAGCTGGTCGCCGCCTTCCACTCGCTGGTAGGTCTGGCCGCGGTGCTGGTCGCCGCTGCCGCGCTCTACGCGCCGACCGCCTTCGGCATCGGCACGCTCGGTGGCATCCACGCCCAGGCGCTGGTCGAGATGGCGATCGGCACCGCGGTGGGTGCGGTCACCTTCACCGGCTCGATCATCGCGTTCCTGAAGCTCGATGGACGGATGTCCGGCAAGCCGATCATGTTGCCCAATCGCCATGCGATCAACATTGGCCTGCTGGTCTCGCTGGTGGTGCTGGTGGGCGTACTGGTGATCACCGAGAGCCACCTGGTGTTCTGGCTGGTCGTACTGGTCGCGCTGGCGCTCGGTGTGCTGCTGATCATCCCGATCGGCGGTGCCGACATGCCGGTGGTGGTGTCGATGCTCAACTCCTACTCGGGCTGGGCCGCGGCCGGCATCGGCTTCACCCTGGGTAACCTTGCGTTGATCATCACCGGTGCCCTGGTCGGCTCCTCGGGAGCGATCCTTTCCTACATCATGTGCAAGGGGATGAATCGCTCCTTCATCTCGGTGATCCTCGGTGGCTTCGGCGCCGATACAGCCAGCGCCGCCGCTGATGACGGCATCGAGCGGGTGGTCAAGCAGGGTTCCGCCGACGATGCGGCGTTTTTGATGAGCAATGCCTCGCGGGTGATCATCGTGCCAGGGTATGGCATGGCGGTGGCCCAGGCCCAGCACGCGCTGCGCGAGCTGGCCGACGTGCTCAAGGCCAACGACGTGGAAGTGAAGTACGCGATCCACCCGGTCGCCGGGCGGATGCCGGGCCATATGAACGTACTGCTGGCCGAGGCCAACGTGCCTTATGACGAAGTCTTCGAGCTCGAGGACATCAACGCCGAGTTCGCCCAGACCGACGTGGTCTACGTGATCGGCGCCAACGACGTCACCAACCCGGCGGCGCGCGATGATCCTTCCTCGCCGATCTTCGGCATGCCGATTCTCGAAGTCGACAGGGCCAAGACCTGCCTGTTCGTCAAGCGTTCGCTCGGTTCGGGCTACGCGGGGATCGACAACGAGCTGTTCTACAAAGACGGCACCATGATGCTGCTCGGCGACGCCAAGAAGATGACCGAAGAGATCGTCAAGGCGATGGCCTGA
- the mntR gene encoding manganese-binding transcriptional regulator MntR: MNSMPHHEHFDRVRQDHQRELVEDYVEEIAHLHQHLGEARASDLAERFGVSPAAVSKVVTKLKRDGLVNARPYRGIFLTEEGEELAHKVAARHLVVLDVLRTMGVPEPVARADSEGIEHHCSDATVEAMRRFLDQYGSDRGETKRDL, translated from the coding sequence ATGAATTCCATGCCTCACCACGAACACTTCGATCGTGTACGTCAGGACCACCAGCGCGAGCTGGTCGAAGACTACGTGGAGGAGATCGCCCATCTTCACCAGCATCTGGGCGAAGCGAGGGCAAGCGATCTCGCCGAGCGTTTCGGCGTCAGTCCCGCGGCGGTATCCAAGGTCGTCACCAAACTGAAGCGCGACGGGCTGGTCAATGCGCGCCCCTATCGCGGTATCTTTCTCACCGAGGAAGGAGAGGAGCTCGCCCACAAGGTCGCCGCTCGTCACCTGGTGGTACTCGATGTGCTGCGCACCATGGGCGTACCCGAGCCCGTCGCGCGCGCCGACTCGGAGGGTATCGAGCATCACTGCAGCGATGCCACGGTAGAGGCGATGCGCCGCTTTCTCGATCAGTACGGCAGCGATCGCGGCGAGACCAAGCGCGATCTTTGA
- a CDS encoding Re/Si-specific NAD(P)(+) transhydrogenase subunit alpha, whose protein sequence is MKVAITRETQDEETRVAAVPDTVKRLRALNLEVVVERGAGSASMITDEEYEAAGATLAESAAQALQGAEVVLKVRRPSTEELALIEEGAIVLAVMDPYGQEQALDAMAKAGITAFAMELMPRITRAQSMDVLSSQANLAGYRAVVEAAQVFDRALPLMMTAAGTVPAAKVFVMGAGVAGLQAIATAKRLGASVSATDVRPAAKEQVASLGGKFIAVEDEEFKAAETAGGYAKEMSAEYQAKQAALVEEHISKQDIVITTALIPGRPAPKLITKAMLARMRPGSVVVDLAVERGGNVEGSVADQVSEVEGIKLIGYGNLAGRIATSASLLYSRNLLAFLTTLVDKEQGHLAIDFDDALVKATALTHQGRRIHPSFGGVAEEAESNKETRA, encoded by the coding sequence ATGAAAGTCGCAATAACGAGAGAGACGCAGGACGAGGAGACGCGCGTCGCCGCGGTGCCCGACACCGTGAAGCGGCTGCGTGCGTTGAATCTCGAGGTGGTGGTCGAGCGCGGCGCAGGCAGCGCCTCGATGATCACCGACGAAGAGTATGAAGCCGCCGGCGCTACGCTCGCCGAGAGCGCGGCGCAGGCATTGCAGGGCGCCGAGGTGGTGCTCAAGGTGCGCCGGCCGAGTACCGAAGAACTGGCGCTGATCGAGGAGGGGGCGATAGTCCTCGCGGTGATGGACCCCTATGGCCAGGAACAAGCGCTGGATGCCATGGCCAAGGCGGGGATCACCGCATTCGCGATGGAGCTGATGCCGAGGATCACCCGCGCCCAGTCGATGGACGTGCTCTCCTCCCAGGCCAACCTGGCCGGCTATCGCGCGGTGGTCGAGGCCGCCCAGGTCTTCGACCGCGCGCTGCCTCTGATGATGACCGCCGCAGGCACGGTGCCCGCGGCCAAGGTCTTCGTCATGGGGGCGGGTGTTGCCGGGTTGCAGGCGATCGCCACCGCCAAGCGCCTCGGCGCGTCGGTATCCGCCACCGACGTGCGCCCGGCGGCCAAGGAACAGGTGGCTTCCCTCGGTGGCAAGTTCATCGCCGTCGAGGATGAGGAGTTCAAGGCCGCCGAGACCGCCGGCGGCTACGCCAAGGAGATGTCCGCCGAGTACCAGGCCAAGCAAGCCGCGCTGGTCGAGGAGCACATCAGCAAGCAGGACATCGTGATCACCACCGCGCTGATCCCCGGGCGTCCCGCGCCGAAGCTGATCACCAAGGCGATGCTCGCGCGGATGCGTCCTGGTTCGGTGGTGGTCGACCTGGCGGTGGAGCGGGGCGGTAACGTCGAAGGCTCGGTCGCCGATCAGGTGAGCGAGGTCGAGGGGATCAAGCTGATCGGCTACGGCAACCTCGCTGGTCGCATCGCCACCAGTGCATCGCTGCTCTATTCACGCAACCTGCTGGCATTCCTCACCACCTTGGTCGACAAGGAGCAGGGACACCTTGCGATCGACTTCGACGATGCGCTGGTCAAGGCCACCGCGTTGACCCACCAAGGTCGGCGGATCCATCCCAGCTTCGGCGGCGTCGCCGAGGAAGCCGAATCGAACAAGGAGACCCGAGCATGA
- a CDS encoding winged helix-turn-helix domain-containing protein, with the protein MSVTISKTRSSFYRRLYVAWLIDQGIASVPSITAFTGMPRRTAQDTVAALDELDIQCAFEQREGARHQQGEYVIRDWGAIQRDWVSEHIERIAAALGYPVPE; encoded by the coding sequence ATGTCCGTGACCATCAGCAAGACTCGCTCCAGCTTCTACCGCAGGCTCTACGTCGCCTGGCTGATCGACCAGGGCATCGCCAGCGTGCCGTCGATCACCGCATTCACCGGGATGCCGAGGCGCACCGCGCAAGATACCGTCGCCGCGCTCGATGAGTTGGATATCCAATGTGCCTTCGAGCAGCGTGAAGGCGCCCGGCACCAGCAGGGGGAGTACGTGATCCGCGATTGGGGGGCGATTCAGCGTGACTGGGTGAGCGAGCATATCGAGCGAATCGCCGCAGCGCTCGGATACCCGGTGCCGGAATGA
- a CDS encoding 7-cyano-7-deazaguanine/7-aminomethyl-7-deazaguanine transporter: MLALDRRQRRLALTALVAFHILIITASNYLVQLPVALFGLHTTWGAFSFPFIFLTTDLTVRLLGKRDARILIAQVMAPALLISYGVSVLWQEAQFRGFQALGEWNLFVARIALASFGAYVLGQLLDIQVFDRLRRLPQWWVAPAASTLFGMLIDTLAFFAIAFHHSPNAFMAEHWVEIALVDYVIKLSIGFALFVPLYGALLKWILARLARPERVQSLN; encoded by the coding sequence ATGCTCGCACTCGACAGGCGCCAGCGTCGCCTCGCGCTCACCGCGCTGGTGGCTTTCCACATCCTGATCATCACCGCCAGCAACTACCTAGTGCAGCTACCGGTGGCGCTCTTCGGCCTGCATACCACTTGGGGTGCGTTCAGCTTTCCGTTCATCTTCCTCACCACCGACCTCACCGTGCGGCTGCTCGGCAAGCGCGACGCGCGCATCCTGATCGCCCAGGTGATGGCGCCGGCACTGTTGATCTCCTATGGGGTCTCGGTGCTGTGGCAGGAGGCGCAATTTCGTGGTTTCCAGGCGCTCGGCGAATGGAATCTGTTCGTCGCGCGCATCGCGCTGGCGAGCTTCGGCGCCTATGTGCTCGGTCAACTGCTCGACATCCAGGTGTTCGACCGCCTGCGGCGGCTGCCGCAGTGGTGGGTGGCTCCCGCGGCCTCGACCCTGTTCGGCATGCTGATCGACACCCTGGCGTTCTTCGCCATCGCGTTCCATCACAGCCCCAACGCCTTTATGGCCGAGCACTGGGTGGAGATCGCGCTGGTCGACTACGTGATCAAGCTGAGCATCGGTTTCGCCCTGTTCGTACCGCTGTACGGCGCGCTGCTCAAATGGATACTGGCGCGGCTCGCGAGACCCGAGCGCGTCCAGTCGTTGAATTGA